Proteins co-encoded in one Pristiophorus japonicus isolate sPriJap1 chromosome 30, sPriJap1.hap1, whole genome shotgun sequence genomic window:
- the LOC139240123 gene encoding actin-1-like: MSKSSPTAPQGPPACTEDFTETAAVVMDNGTGYTKAGFAGDDKPSVVVHSLVGIPNQTDNDPRKGPDYYIGSAIPSDPWITKTQVVTKGIVTDWDALEMLMHHVFYHELRVAPEDQAVLLSDSPLSPTANREKSAELLFENFGVPAMYVAHQSVLSLYSTGRINGLIIESGLGVSCTAPIYNGYTLPHATYRLDLAGGRLSEYMAKLLEDCGNTFSPEEMHIVHNIKETCCYVAQDFNKEMVANESDYLTDYKLPDGHIITIGNQRFRCPESLFKPEAVGLTDPGLHVLAMKSLKKCKAKHRPELFNNIVLSGGSSMFPGLAERIQKEMGELVPSRFKLNVYASPQRKFSVWIGGSITASLNTFRSMWVCRKDYDEKGPAIVHRKCF, encoded by the coding sequence ATGAGCAaatcctcccccactgccccccagggGCCCCCCGCCTGCACAGAAGACTTCACCGAGACGGCGGCCGTGGTGATGGACAACGGCACCGGCTATACCAAGGCTGGCTTTGCCGGCGACGACAAGCCCAGCGTGGTGGTCCACTCCCTGGTGGGCATCCCCAACCAAACGGACAACGACCCGCGCAAGGGGCCCGACTACTACATCGGCAGCGCCATCCCCAGTGACCCGTGGATCACCAAGACCCAGGTGGTCACCAAAGGCATCGTGACAGACTGGGACGCTCTGGAGATGCTCATGCACCACGTCTTCTACCATGAGCTGCGGGTGGCCCCTGAGGATCAGGCGGTGCTGCTCTCCGACAGCCCGCTGTCGCCCACCGCCAACCGGGAGAAGTCGGCCGAGCTGCTGTTCGAGAACTTCGGGGTGCCGGCCATGTACGTGGCCCACCAGAGCGTGCTGTCGCTGTACTCCACCGGGAGGATCAACGGCCTGATCATCGAGTCGGGCCTGGGGGTCTCCTGCACGGCGCCCATCTACAACGGCTACACATTGCCCCATGCCACCTACCGCCTGGACCTGGctgggggcaggctgagcgagtacaTGGCCAAGCTGCTGGAGGACTGCGGCAACACCTTCAGCCCCGAGGAGATGCACATCGTGCACAACATCAAGGAGACCTGCTGCTACGTGGCGCAGGACTTCAACAAGGAGATGGTGGCCAACGAGAGCGACTACCTGACCGACTACAAGCTTCCCGACGGAcacatcatcaccatcggcaaccaGCGCTTCCGCTGCCCCGAGTCGCTGTTCAAGCCCGAGGCGGTGGGGCTGACTGACCCCGGCCTCCACGTGCTGGCCATGAAGAGCCTGAAGAAGTGCAAGGCCAAGCACCGGCCCGAGCTGTTCAACAACATCGTGCTGTCGGGCGGCTCCTCCATGTTCCCCGGCCTCGCCGAGCGCATCCAGAAGGAGATGGGCGAGCTGGTGCCCAGCCGCTTCAAGCTCAACGTCTACGCCTCGCCCCAGCGCAAGTTCTCGGTGTGGATTGGGGGCTCCATCACGGCCAGCCTCAACACCTTCCGGTCCATGTGGGTGTGTCGCAAGGACTACGACGAGAAAGGTCCGGCGATTGTCCATCGCAAGTGTTTCTGA